Proteins encoded by one window of Blautia luti:
- a CDS encoding acyl-CoA dehydratase activase, with protein MNKTYYVCKYTPIELLESLGGECENFNHMPDGFDLADQVSHPNICGFGKTLLEGVMEGKIKELVLVSCCDTIRSVYDILLESGKLDFLYILDVLHCDSACSRERMAVQLKGLAKAYAKYKGTEFDADKFRAAFHAPEKITKPHIAVLGARMGQELYEMTSKAIPLPVENDTCVHNRSVGNVLPPENASFDELMDWYAGEILGQIPCMRMMDPTGRKKLYNDPSVAGIIYHTVKFCDFYSFEYADIKNHTDVPLLKIESDYTIQSSGQLLTRLEAFAESIQPDTLEQTIEGDTKGEKKMGKGYFAGIDSGSTSTDVVILNKEHEIVTSIILPTGAGAAIGADRALAEALKQADLQREDIDALVTTGYGRTAIKSGDKSITEITCHARGAHFLNPEVRTVIDIGGQDSKVIRLDENGAVANFVMNDKCAAGTGRFLEMMARTMEMSLDQMSECGLEFKEDITISSMCTVFAESEVVSLIAQNKATDDIVHGLNKAVAVKTAALTRRVGGEEKFMMTGGVSKNKGLVKTLEEKLGTKLVISDKAQLCGALGAALFAVDMVNA; from the coding sequence ATGAATAAAACATATTATGTCTGTAAATATACCCCGATCGAGCTTCTGGAATCTCTTGGCGGGGAATGCGAGAACTTTAACCATATGCCGGATGGCTTTGACCTGGCAGATCAGGTTTCTCATCCGAATATCTGTGGATTTGGAAAAACACTTCTGGAAGGAGTCATGGAAGGAAAGATTAAGGAGCTTGTTCTGGTAAGCTGCTGTGATACGATCCGGAGTGTGTATGATATTCTTCTGGAAAGTGGAAAGCTGGATTTTCTGTATATTCTGGATGTGCTTCACTGTGACAGTGCCTGCAGCAGGGAACGAATGGCAGTACAGCTGAAAGGTCTGGCAAAGGCTTATGCAAAGTATAAAGGCACGGAGTTTGATGCGGATAAATTCCGGGCAGCTTTTCATGCACCTGAGAAGATTACGAAACCGCATATTGCTGTGCTTGGAGCCAGAATGGGACAGGAATTATATGAAATGACCAGTAAAGCAATACCTCTTCCCGTGGAGAATGATACCTGTGTACATAACCGTTCTGTAGGAAATGTGCTTCCACCGGAGAACGCTTCCTTTGATGAACTGATGGACTGGTATGCAGGGGAGATCCTGGGACAGATCCCATGTATGCGTATGATGGATCCGACAGGCCGTAAGAAACTTTATAATGATCCGTCTGTTGCGGGAATTATCTATCATACTGTAAAGTTCTGTGATTTCTATAGTTTTGAATATGCAGATATCAAGAATCATACAGATGTACCTCTTTTAAAGATTGAATCAGATTATACCATTCAAAGCAGCGGTCAGCTTCTTACCAGACTGGAAGCTTTTGCAGAGAGTATCCAGCCTGATACACTGGAGCAGACCATAGAGGGAGACACAAAAGGAGAGAAAAAAATGGGAAAAGGCTATTTCGCAGGAATTGACAGCGGTTCTACCAGTACAGATGTGGTTATTTTAAATAAAGAACATGAGATTGTTACCAGCATTATTCTGCCTACAGGTGCAGGGGCTGCCATTGGTGCGGACCGTGCACTGGCAGAAGCGTTAAAGCAGGCTGATCTGCAGAGAGAAGATATTGACGCGCTGGTCACTACTGGATACGGACGTACTGCTATTAAGAGTGGTGATAAGAGTATCACAGAGATTACCTGTCATGCCAGAGGTGCACACTTCCTGAATCCGGAAGTCCGTACAGTCATTGATATCGGCGGACAGGATAGTAAGGTCATCCGTCTGGATGAGAATGGTGCAGTTGCAAACTTTGTCATGAATGATAAATGTGCGGCAGGTACCGGACGATTCCTGGAAATGATGGCACGTACCATGGAAATGAGTCTGGATCAGATGAGTGAATGTGGTCTGGAATTTAAAGAGGATATTACTATTTCCAGTATGTGTACTGTTTTTGCGGAATCTGAGGTTGTATCTCTGATCGCACAGAATAAAGCGACAGATGATATCGTCCATGGACTGAATAAAGCGGTAGCTGTAAAGACTGCAGCTCTTACCAGACGTGTAGGCGGCGAGGAGAAATTCATGATGACAGGTGGCGTATCCAAGAACAAAGGTCTGGTAAAAACTCTGGAAGAAAAGCTTGGAACAAAACTGGTGATCAGTGATAAGGCACAGCTTTGCGGTGCGCTTGGTGCAGCGTTGTTTGCTGTTGATATGGTGAATGCGTAA